The Salinibaculum sp. SYNS191 genome has a window encoding:
- a CDS encoding acyl-CoA dehydrogenase family protein, whose translation MDFGLSQEHEMMKSAVRDITADYDNDYWQDVHEKRRPPEEIFEDLAAGGWFGAPLPEEYGGQGLDLLDTVVIMEALCEGHAWETTFRFTMSTVFGGISLVENGTEAQKEEYIPGIAHGEDVWALGMTEPDAGLNSSRISTMAEKEGDEYVIDGRKQWISGMDFADHLLLIARTKPFDEADSKFDGITMFIVDPEADGIEYSEIPLDIYYTEPTYDLFIEDLRVDEDQVLGEVGKGMYQMFGMLNVERITAALSAWGAGKEALDKAVQYAKDREVWSEPIGAHQAIQHPLAESHAKMESARTQLRKAAWQYDNQVGDVGEVSNVANYLACKAAWEACEASMTTHGGMSASSEMGISAAWGVARHQRTGPVSEEMILNHIGQHSLGLPRSYND comes from the coding sequence ATGGACTTCGGTCTCTCCCAGGAACACGAGATGATGAAGAGTGCGGTCCGAGATATTACAGCAGACTACGACAACGACTACTGGCAGGACGTCCACGAGAAGCGACGCCCGCCGGAGGAGATTTTCGAGGACCTCGCTGCCGGCGGCTGGTTCGGCGCACCCCTGCCCGAGGAGTACGGCGGCCAGGGACTGGACCTGCTGGATACGGTCGTCATCATGGAGGCGCTGTGTGAGGGCCACGCGTGGGAGACGACGTTCCGGTTCACCATGAGCACGGTCTTCGGCGGCATCAGCCTGGTCGAGAACGGGACGGAGGCACAGAAAGAGGAGTACATTCCCGGTATCGCCCACGGCGAGGACGTCTGGGCGCTGGGGATGACCGAACCCGACGCCGGGCTGAACTCCTCGCGCATCTCCACGATGGCCGAGAAGGAGGGCGACGAGTACGTCATCGACGGCCGCAAGCAGTGGATTTCCGGGATGGACTTCGCCGACCACCTCCTGCTCATCGCCCGCACGAAGCCCTTCGACGAGGCCGACTCGAAGTTCGACGGCATCACGATGTTCATCGTCGACCCCGAGGCGGACGGCATCGAGTACAGCGAGATTCCGCTGGACATCTACTACACGGAACCGACCTACGACCTGTTCATCGAAGACTTGCGCGTCGACGAAGACCAGGTGCTCGGCGAGGTCGGGAAGGGGATGTACCAGATGTTCGGCATGCTCAACGTCGAGCGCATCACGGCGGCGCTGTCGGCGTGGGGTGCCGGCAAGGAAGCGCTGGACAAGGCCGTCCAGTACGCCAAGGACCGCGAGGTCTGGTCGGAGCCCATCGGCGCCCACCAGGCGATTCAGCACCCGCTCGCCGAGTCCCACGCCAAGATGGAGTCGGCCCGCACGCAACTCCGCAAGGCTGCCTGGCAGTACGACAACCAGGTCGGCGACGTCGGCGAGGTGTCGAACGTCGCGAACTACCTCGCCTGCAAGGCCGCCTGGGAGGCCTGCGAGGCGTCGATGACGACCCACGGCGGCATGTCCGCCAGCTCCGAGATGGGCATCTCGGCCGCCTGGGGCGTCGCCCGCCACCAGCGCACCGGGCCCGTCTCCGAGGAGATGATTCTCAACCACATCGGCCAGCACTCCCTGGGCCTGCCGCGGTCGTACAACGACTGA
- a CDS encoding FAD-dependent oxidoreductase: MTADGDAERDVVVVGSGVGGMACAVTAAVEGNCSVTVLEKAPVLGGSSGLSGAQLWVPANHLMQARGIDDSVEQAVAYLGDLAGSFYENPGAARWFAEHASEAITYFDDVADLDVQIIEGIPDYHTDAAGAKAGGRYLEPEPLDSAAVPDWADLPDSPHLPGGVTTTEILAWGGALTPGSWDWDTIQQRRADGVVTMGTALIGYFLRAADAHDVDVRTDAGVTGLLTEGDAVVGVEVDGDDGPERVLAREGVLLNTGAYDWNEAMVENFEGTPADDVVSAAMPTATGDGLRMAALEGAKLGVYPPVGGAKGFFIEVPDREFLGAPLYRYCYNVGLPHALAIDSDGERFCDESFYPKQAGEFYDPTGEYESFPHYMVFDETYRQTYGLGNYRPGTDYPESFLAGSADSLAGLADQLDVPTGALESTVDRFNEHAREGTDPDFGRGENEWAHVWCGDPDHEPNPNLGPLDDPPYYAVRLYVGLSSMSNTGLVTDRAGAVLDWNDEPIDGLYATGSVTAPVEWGVGYQSGLQNARSLTYGYLAGLDMAEK; this comes from the coding sequence ATGACGGCCGACGGAGACGCCGAGCGGGACGTCGTGGTCGTCGGGTCTGGCGTCGGTGGTATGGCCTGTGCGGTGACTGCTGCCGTCGAAGGAAACTGCTCGGTTACCGTGCTGGAGAAGGCACCCGTGCTAGGTGGGTCTAGCGGGCTCTCAGGGGCGCAACTGTGGGTGCCGGCGAACCACCTGATGCAGGCCCGCGGCATCGACGACTCCGTCGAGCAGGCCGTCGCCTACCTCGGCGACCTCGCGGGGTCGTTCTACGAGAACCCCGGGGCAGCACGCTGGTTCGCCGAGCACGCCAGCGAGGCCATCACGTACTTCGACGACGTGGCCGACCTCGACGTCCAGATCATCGAGGGCATCCCGGACTATCACACGGACGCGGCGGGAGCCAAAGCCGGCGGGCGTTATCTCGAACCGGAACCGCTCGACAGCGCGGCGGTACCGGACTGGGCGGACCTCCCCGATTCGCCGCACCTGCCCGGCGGCGTGACGACGACAGAGATTCTGGCGTGGGGCGGCGCGCTCACGCCGGGTTCGTGGGACTGGGACACGATACAGCAGCGCCGCGCGGACGGCGTCGTCACGATGGGCACCGCGCTCATCGGCTACTTCCTCCGGGCGGCCGATGCACACGACGTCGACGTGCGGACCGACGCCGGCGTCACCGGCCTGCTGACCGAGGGCGACGCGGTCGTCGGCGTCGAAGTCGACGGCGACGACGGCCCAGAGCGCGTCCTGGCGCGCGAGGGCGTCCTCCTGAACACCGGCGCGTACGACTGGAACGAGGCGATGGTCGAGAACTTCGAGGGCACGCCCGCCGACGACGTGGTGTCGGCCGCGATGCCGACTGCGACCGGCGACGGCCTGCGCATGGCCGCACTGGAGGGCGCGAAACTCGGCGTCTACCCGCCGGTCGGCGGCGCGAAGGGATTTTTCATCGAGGTGCCCGACCGGGAGTTCCTCGGGGCGCCGCTGTATCGCTACTGCTACAACGTCGGGTTGCCCCACGCGCTGGCAATCGACAGCGACGGCGAGCGGTTCTGTGACGAGTCGTTCTACCCGAAACAGGCGGGCGAGTTCTACGACCCGACCGGCGAGTACGAGTCGTTCCCTCACTACATGGTCTTCGACGAGACCTACCGCCAGACCTACGGGCTCGGGAACTACCGGCCCGGGACCGACTACCCCGAGTCGTTCCTCGCGGGGTCGGCCGACAGCCTCGCCGGGCTGGCCGACCAGCTCGACGTCCCCACGGGCGCGCTCGAATCGACGGTCGACCGGTTCAACGAGCACGCACGCGAGGGTACCGACCCCGACTTCGGCCGCGGCGAGAACGAGTGGGCTCACGTCTGGTGTGGCGACCCGGACCACGAGCCCAACCCGAACCTGGGGCCGCTCGACGACCCCCCGTACTACGCGGTGCGGCTGTACGTCGGCCTCTCCAGCATGAGCAACACCGGACTGGTCACCGACCGCGCGGGCGCGGTTCTGGACTGGAACGACGAACCCATCGACGGCCTCTACGCGACGGGGTCGGTCACGGCCCCCGTCGAGTGGGGCGTCGGCTACCAGAGCGGCCTCCAGAACGCCCGGTCGCTGACCTACGGCTACCTCGCCGGCCTCGACATGGCGGAAAAATAG
- a CDS encoding lipoate--protein ligase family protein: MVRRIDVSGETVGYWAAMDELMAKQMYDGTFEPTVVVMHWDADTPCLDLGTYEDAARLDVDLAREEGFAVGRRYAFAGGTAVHTPDFPNYMLYYRAEDTDIVTEADRSGYANVDALETVGLEAEYDSIGDVEIVKDDMKVKVMAGSAATYHHSDLWVSTDSVIWDFPPEGRILDEALSVPPEKFEDKDTDTLTGRMQPLSEVLDELGVETTREAIIDELVAENVAATIGEDAEVTQAEWSDEEAAFIERLAPYFETDTWINRVSSTRMCHNVDPDFEFGEAAYKARKLINISLVRDDDGLIHDITISGDMYVRPQPTATAPGIIETLEYELRGLDPTDEAALVDAVAEVFDRPNHEAPGIDPEHVADPIARAAENTVPVREHLEAQ; this comes from the coding sequence ATGGTACGACGTATCGACGTTTCCGGGGAGACTGTCGGGTACTGGGCCGCCATGGACGAACTGATGGCAAAGCAGATGTACGACGGCACGTTCGAACCGACCGTCGTCGTGATGCACTGGGACGCGGACACTCCCTGCCTAGACCTCGGGACGTACGAGGACGCCGCCCGCCTAGACGTCGACCTGGCGCGCGAGGAGGGGTTCGCCGTGGGCCGGCGCTACGCGTTCGCCGGCGGAACGGCCGTCCACACGCCGGATTTTCCGAACTACATGCTCTACTACCGCGCCGAGGACACGGACATCGTCACCGAGGCCGACCGGAGCGGCTACGCCAACGTCGACGCGCTGGAGACGGTCGGACTCGAAGCCGAGTACGACTCCATCGGTGACGTGGAAATCGTCAAAGACGACATGAAGGTGAAGGTCATGGCCGGGTCGGCCGCGACCTACCACCACTCCGACCTCTGGGTGTCGACGGACTCGGTCATCTGGGACTTCCCGCCCGAGGGGCGGATTCTCGACGAGGCGCTGAGCGTGCCGCCGGAGAAGTTCGAGGACAAGGACACCGACACGCTCACCGGGCGGATGCAACCGCTCTCGGAGGTACTCGACGAACTCGGCGTCGAGACGACCCGTGAGGCCATCATCGACGAACTCGTGGCGGAGAACGTCGCGGCGACGATCGGCGAGGACGCCGAGGTCACGCAGGCGGAGTGGTCGGACGAGGAGGCGGCGTTCATCGAACGCCTCGCACCCTACTTCGAGACGGACACCTGGATAAACCGCGTCTCCTCGACGCGGATGTGTCACAACGTCGACCCCGACTTCGAGTTCGGCGAGGCCGCCTACAAGGCGCGCAAACTCATCAACATCAGCCTCGTGCGCGACGACGACGGCCTGATTCACGACATCACGATCTCCGGCGACATGTACGTCCGGCCCCAGCCGACTGCCACAGCACCCGGCATCATCGAGACGCTCGAATACGAACTGCGGGGGCTGGACCCCACCGACGAGGCGGCGCTCGTCGACGCCGTCGCCGAGGTCTTCGACCGGCCGAACCACGAAGCGCCGGGCATCGACCCGGAACACGTCGCAGACCCCATCGCGCGCGCCGCGGAGAACACGGTTCCGGTCCGCGAGCATCTCGAGGCGCAATGA
- a CDS encoding EthD family reductase → MKVVYLAKGVEDMSHEEVLEYWKNDHAEIVEELPGLQKYTLGEPLQPEEVEWDGVAELYFESPQAMQEAFESDAGQRMLEDGPNFTMESPQINIPCEEVVLYEE, encoded by the coding sequence ATGAAAGTTGTCTACCTGGCGAAAGGCGTCGAGGACATGTCCCACGAGGAGGTACTGGAGTACTGGAAAAACGACCACGCGGAAATCGTCGAGGAGCTTCCGGGACTCCAGAAGTACACGCTCGGTGAGCCGCTACAACCGGAGGAGGTGGAGTGGGACGGTGTCGCGGAACTCTACTTCGAGTCGCCGCAGGCGATGCAGGAGGCCTTCGAGTCCGACGCCGGACAGCGAATGCTCGAAGACGGGCCGAACTTCACGATGGAATCTCCCCAGATAAACATCCCCTGCGAGGAGGTCGTGCTCTACGAGGAGTGA
- a CDS encoding LLM class flavin-dependent oxidoreductase, whose protein sequence is MDVGLGTFTADRHPDDDRSHSELYQESLDLAQVAEDNNFDCVWVSEHHFTDGGYNPSVTSFLAALAAATDDIEIGSNVALGPMYKQPVRLAEDLAVVDNIADGRLTFGVANGYRVEEFDVMDVPLEERPLRLHHLVQILRKAWRDEPLVHDGHDRLDESWEFDGVDVTPKPEQDGGPDIVLGGFAEPAVERAARIGDGYSVGALTGLEMAENCTDVYWNAVDEADKPRDDQQLVLWNCGFLHDRKDPEEVVGKHWQQFKDQYGDWYYEAGQIDDPRALHDAYDANAMFYSDPDEMAEKINEYKDIFGEDMHFIYQAAFPSLDYEDFKYSIELFGQEVVPQIT, encoded by the coding sequence ATGGACGTTGGACTCGGCACGTTTACGGCTGATAGGCACCCCGACGACGACAGGTCACACAGCGAGTTGTATCAGGAATCGCTCGACCTCGCACAGGTCGCGGAGGACAACAACTTCGACTGCGTCTGGGTATCGGAACACCACTTCACCGACGGCGGGTACAATCCGTCCGTAACCAGTTTCCTCGCTGCGCTCGCCGCAGCGACCGACGACATCGAAATCGGGAGCAACGTCGCGCTCGGACCGATGTACAAGCAACCGGTGCGACTCGCCGAAGACCTGGCCGTCGTCGACAACATCGCCGACGGCAGACTGACCTTCGGCGTCGCCAACGGGTATCGCGTCGAGGAGTTCGACGTGATGGACGTGCCACTGGAGGAACGGCCGCTCCGACTACACCACCTGGTTCAGATTCTCCGCAAAGCCTGGCGGGACGAACCGCTCGTCCACGACGGCCACGACCGACTCGACGAGTCCTGGGAGTTCGACGGTGTCGACGTGACGCCCAAGCCCGAACAGGACGGCGGCCCCGACATCGTCCTCGGCGGGTTCGCCGAACCCGCGGTCGAGCGGGCCGCCCGCATCGGCGACGGCTACTCCGTCGGCGCGCTGACCGGCCTGGAGATGGCCGAAAACTGCACCGACGTCTACTGGAACGCCGTCGACGAGGCCGACAAACCCCGCGACGACCAGCAACTCGTGCTCTGGAACTGCGGCTTCCTCCACGACCGCAAAGACCCCGAGGAGGTCGTCGGCAAGCACTGGCAGCAGTTCAAAGACCAGTACGGCGACTGGTACTACGAGGCCGGCCAGATCGACGACCCGCGGGCGCTGCACGACGCCTACGACGCCAACGCGATGTTCTACTCCGACCCCGACGAGATGGCCGAAAAGATCAACGAGTACAAGGACATCTTCGGCGAGGACATGCACTTCATCTACCAGGCTGCCTTCCCGAGCCTCGACTACGAGGACTTCAAGTACTCCATCGAACTGTTCGGGCAAGAGGTCGTCCCGCAGATTACCTGA
- a CDS encoding acyl-CoA thioesterase, whose translation MPYESTWTIYAGDTDYSGRIYTPVVIDYVIKTLGEFRGGVGFPNERFETGPVVPPARHIDIDYLGAIRVDDDLTIALTPTIGETSVTHAFTGTVDGDPVFEGELTVVYIDTETEAPVPVPEELVPELERIAGQ comes from the coding sequence ATGCCCTACGAGAGCACCTGGACGATTTACGCCGGCGACACCGACTACTCCGGTCGCATCTACACCCCGGTCGTCATCGACTACGTCATCAAGACCCTCGGTGAGTTCCGGGGCGGCGTCGGCTTTCCGAACGAACGCTTCGAAACTGGCCCCGTCGTGCCGCCGGCGCGGCACATCGACATCGACTACCTGGGCGCGATTCGCGTCGACGACGACCTGACCATCGCGCTGACCCCGACCATCGGAGAGACGTCCGTGACGCACGCGTTTACGGGGACTGTCGACGGCGACCCCGTTTTCGAGGGCGAACTGACGGTCGTCTACATCGATACGGAGACCGAAGCGCCAGTGCCGGTGCCCGAGGAACTGGTCCCCGAACTGGAGCGAATAGCCGGGCAGTGA